The following proteins are co-located in the Vigna angularis cultivar LongXiaoDou No.4 chromosome 2, ASM1680809v1, whole genome shotgun sequence genome:
- the LOC108329433 gene encoding uncharacterized protein LOC108329433, with protein sequence MASRVILKKRRSLFLNPLCSQTSRVIFGFSSVGHAQPLESSESEGFSRFPFCSSATTEDVHENKLFTVNKYDLAACAASRFVSHNSFGVSSFGFRSGKAELVYISRLGWISQCTRHISTAAADQSGLGSSKRGNEQPAPKQKKEASPEDCDEAVEGLSTIKAKAKAKQFQETQKSADSIIKKSWTKILGIGPAFRTIMSMSRDDWAKKFSHWWDEFKSTLQHYWFGTKLLWADIRISSRLMLKLAGGKNLSRRERQQLTRTTADIFRLVPFAVFIIVPFMELLLPVFLKLFPNMLPSTFQDKMKEQEALKRRLNARIEYAKFLQDTVKEMANEIQNSQSGEMKKTAEDLDEFMNKVRTGARVSNDEILGFAKLFNDELTLDNISRPRLVNMCKYMGISPYGTDGYLRYMLRKRLQEIKNDDKLIKLEGVESLSEAELRQACRDRGLLGLLSVEEMRQQLRDWLDLSLNHSVPSSLLILSRAFSVSGKVRPEEAVQATLSSLPDEVVETVGVTTLPSEDSVSERKRKLEYLEMQEELIKEEEKKEEAEQAKMVESVSTEGDLVIKERASTTKQTQGEVKSKTLDKQEHLSELSRALAVLASASSVSRERQEFLRLVRKEMELYDSMVGKEGTEGEQAAMKAYKAARKESDGAIEAAISDKVSSALVDRVDTMLQTLEKEIDDVDAKIGDRWRLLDRDYDGKVTPEEVVSAAMYLKDTLGKEGIHELISNLSKDSDGKILVEDIVKLGSKKEDADTEEVGRS encoded by the exons ATGGCTTCAAGAGTGATtttgaagaagagaagaagccTCTTCCTCAACCCTCTATGCAGTCAGACTAGTCGCGTTATTTTTGGATTCTCCAGTGTTGGGCATGCTCAGCCATTAGAATCTAGTGAATCAGAAGGTTTTAGTCGGTTTCCCTTCTGTTCATCTGCGACTACAGAAGATGTAcatgaaaacaaattatttactGTCAACAAATATGATCTAGCAGCTTGTGCAGCTTCAAGATTTGTCTCGCATAATTCCTTTGGAGTTTCAAGTTTTGGATTTAGATCTGGCAAAGCAGAGTTAGTTTATATTTCAAGGTTGGGATGGATATCCCAATGTACGCGCCATATTTCCACAGCTGCAGCTGATCAATCTGGACTGGGTAGCAGTAAAAGGGGAAATGAACAACCAGCTCCTAAACAGAAGAAGGAAGCTTCACCAGAGGATTGTGATGAAGCTGTAGAAGGCTTGAGCACCATAAAGGCAAAAGCCAAGGCTAAACAATTTCAAGAAACACAGAAGAGTGCTgattctattataaaaaaatcatggaCTAAGATTTTAGGGATTGGTCCAGCTTTCAGAACTATAATGTCAATGAGCAG GGATGACTGGGCAAAGAAGTTTAGCCATTGGTGGGATGAATTTAAATCAACCCTGCAACACTACTGGTTTGGTACGAAACTACTTTGGGCTGATATTAGGATAAGCTCCAGATTAATGTTGAAACTTGCTGGTGGAAAGAATCTTTCTAGAAGGGAGAGACAGCAACTCACAAGGACAACAGCTGATATTTTCAGGCTAGTTCCATTCGCTGTATTTATCATAGTTCCATTCATGGAGTTATTGTTGCCAGTATTCCTTAAATTGTTTCCCAACATGCTACCATCCACTTTCCAGGACAAGATGAAAGAACAG GAGGCATTAAAAAGAAGGCTAAATGCAAGAATAGAATATGCCAAGTTTCTTCAAGATACTGTAAAAGAAATGGCAAACGAGATTCAGAATTCACAAAGTGGAGAAATGAAGAAGACAGCTGAAGATCTTGATGAATTTATGAACAAA GTTAGAACAGGTGCCCGAGTTTCTAATGATGAAATCTTAGGATTTGCAAAGTTATTTAATGATGAGCTCACCCTGGATAACATTAGCAG GCCTCGCTTGGTAAATATGTGTAAATATATGGGCATCAGTCCATATGGAACTGATGGATACTTGCGTTACATGCTCCGCAAAAGATTACAAGA GATCAAGAATGATGATAAACTGATTAAACTCGAGGGTGTTGAATCTCTGTCAGAAGCAGAGCTTCGTCAAGCTTGTAGAGATCGTGGATTACTTGGATTGCTTTCAGTTGAAGAAATGCGGCAGCAG CTTAGGGACTGGCTGGATCTGTCTCTCAACCATTCTGTGCCATCTTCCCTCTTAATTCTTTCTAG GGCATTTTCTGTTTCAGGAAAGGTCAGACCAGAGGAAGCTGTTCAAGCTACACTCTCTTCTTTGCCAGATGAGGTTGTAGAGACTGTTGGGGTAACAACTTTGCCATCTGAGGATTCTGTTTCGGAAAGGAAGAGGAAGTTGGAATATCTTGAAATGCAAGAGGAGCTAATCAAG GAggaggaaaagaaagaggagGCAGAGCAGGCCAAAATGGTAGAATCTGTCAGTACTGAAGGGGATTTGGTTATAAAAGAGAGGGCTTCGACAACCAAACAAACACAAGGAGAGGTAAAATCAAAGACATTGGATAAACAGGAGCACCTGTCGGAGCTCAGTCGTGCACTAGCTGTTTTAGCATCCGCATCT TCGGTGAGCAGGGAACGACAAGAGTTTTTGAGACTTGTTAGGAAGGAG ATGGAGCTTTATGATAGTATGGTAGGGAAAGAAGGTACAGAAGGTGAGCAGGCAGCTATGAAGGCCTATAAAGCTGCAAGGAAGGAAAGTGATGGTGCTATTGAGGCAGCTATTAGTGATAAGGTTTCTTCAGCACTTGTTGATAGG GTTGATACTATGCTCCAGACACTTGAAAAAGAAATCGATGATGTTGATGCTAAAATTGGAGACCGGTGGCGGTTGCTAGACAG GGATTATGATGGGAAAGTGACACCCGAGGAGGTTGTGTCTGCTGCTATGTATCTGAAGGACACTCTGGGCAAGGAAGGAATTCATGAACTTATCAGCAATCTTTCCAAGGACAGCG ATGGAAAAATATTGGTGGAGGACATTGTCAAATTGGGCTCCAAGAAAGAAGATGCGGATACAGAGGAAGTAGGAAGATCGTAG